One genomic segment of Anguilla anguilla isolate fAngAng1 chromosome 2, fAngAng1.pri, whole genome shotgun sequence includes these proteins:
- the sp6 gene encoding transcription factor Sp6, which yields MAHPYEPWFRPAPPGGSSEDMNMPSWWDIHAGTGSWMDLQGGTGSLQGVGQGSAIQSALGPYTSEPQLCSQPPSQMASASHPMQLFPQDSYKMDPGVPELQPQPLSLEEPVESTTATRPKAHRRSASRGSGQAVCRCPNCVDAERLGHCPDGTKKKHLHNCHIPGCGKAYAKTSHLKAHLRWHSGDRPFVCNWLFCGKRFTRSDELQRHLQTHTGAKKFSCTVCNRVFMRSDHLAKHMRTHEPARGEEEKSESGAGRVGKCYETPQTLTLNTAAPGTMEAPLKPKCEPEPNEPTMGAQPN from the coding sequence ATGGCCCACCCTTATGAGCCATGGTTTCGGCCAGCACCACCTGGAGGCAGTAGTGAGGATATGAACATGCCATCTTGGTGGGATATTCATGCAGGTACAGGGAGTTGGATGGACCTACAGGGGGGGACAGGGAGTCTTCAAGGTGTGGGACAGGGAAGTGCTATACAGTCTGCTCTGGGACCCTATACCTCTGAGCCCCAGTTGTGCAGCCAACCCCCATCCCAAATGGCCTCAGCCTCACACCCCATGCAACTCTTTCCACAGGATAGCTATAAGATGGACCCAGGGGTTCCAGAGTTGCAGCCGCAACCACTTTCTCTGGAAGAGCCTGTGGAGAGCACCACAGCCACTCGCCCCAAGGCACACCGTCGCTCTGCCTCTAGGGGCTCAGGCCAAGCTGTGTGTCGTTGCCCCAACTGTGTAGATGCTGAGCGGCTGGGCCACTGTCCTGATGGCACCAAAAAGAAACACTTGCACAACTGCCACATCCCTGGCTGTGGCAAGGCATATGCCAAGACCTCCCACCTAAAGGCCCATCTTCGTTGGCATAGTGGTGATCGGCCCTTTGTTTGCAACTGGCTGTTCTGTGGCAAGCGCTTTACTCGGTCTGATGAACTGCAACgccacctgcaaacacacactggtGCAAAGAAGTTCAGCTGCACTGTGTGTAACAGAGTCTTCATGCGCAGTGACCACCTGGCAAAGCACATGCGCACCCACGAGCCAGCTCGTGGTGAGGAGGAGAAGAGTGAGAGTGGAGCAGGTAGAGTGGGGAAATGCTATGAAACCCCCCAGACCCTGACCCTCAACACTGCTGCTCCCGGTACCATGGAAGCCCCCCTTAAGCCCAAATGTGAGCCAGAGCCCAATGAACCCACAATGGGTGCACAACCCAACTAA